One Actinosynnema pretiosum DNA segment encodes these proteins:
- a CDS encoding arsenic resistance protein — MTASPAARAPGGGSPSDGPVAARLSVLDRWLPLWIGVAMAVGLLAGRWFPGLDGALNTVPVDGISLPIALGLLVMMHPVPAKVRYDRLDAVTGDRRLLWSSLALNWLVGPALLPGWLGLPTTGLDVSAWQVAKSALVFLGVPLVAGSTTLALTAAGNNFELAIAVAVATFGATGGQALAGVVGPLIEVPVLVGLVHLSLALRRHHPAAR, encoded by the coding sequence GTGACCGCGTCCCCGGCCGCGCGGGCGCCCGGTGGCGGCTCGCCGTCGGACGGCCCCGTGGCGGCCCGGCTGTCGGTGCTGGACCGCTGGCTGCCGCTGTGGATCGGCGTGGCGATGGCCGTCGGCCTGCTGGCCGGACGCTGGTTCCCCGGCCTGGACGGGGCGCTGAACACCGTCCCCGTGGACGGGATCTCGCTGCCGATCGCGCTGGGCCTGCTGGTGATGATGCACCCGGTGCCGGCCAAGGTCCGCTACGACCGCCTGGACGCCGTCACCGGCGACCGGCGACTGCTGTGGTCCTCACTGGCCCTAAACTGGCTCGTCGGCCCGGCGCTGCTGCCCGGCTGGCTGGGCCTGCCCACCACCGGCCTGGACGTGTCCGCCTGGCAGGTGGCGAAGAGCGCGCTGGTCTTCCTCGGCGTCCCGCTGGTGGCCGGCTCCACCACCCTCGCCCTCACCGCCGCGGGCAACAACTTCGAGCTGGCCATCGCCGTCGCCGTCGCCACCTTCGGCGCCACCGGTGGCCAAGCCCTCGCCGGGGTTGTCGGCCCGCTGATCGAGGTGCCCGTCCTGGTCGGCCTGGTCCACCTCTCCCTGGCCCTGCGCCGCCACCACCCCGCCGCCCGCTGA
- a CDS encoding pentapeptide repeat-containing protein: protein MVLSWLPWVVAAALAAVAVARQVRMSEHDTLLDEHARRRTAPDRVSTPTAWRRVTRDVLDGAPHALDRLDAHVARRPDRRQDAVDLLLICLRSGVARGLNAAWRTEVQDRLRAHLSPGPGFWPGMELRAAGATLVDLDLSGCRPGRVDLTGAVFLGDARLRAMTVTGPATFAQARFLRHADLADTLFTADADLTGAVFTGNAVLRGVRVAGATSLAGARVSGRADLCGAELTGPADFTGARFGGRALFTGATFGHDARFDRVWFRGRTDVTSALVGDTASFTDARFGRRVPR from the coding sequence ATGGTCCTGTCCTGGCTCCCCTGGGTGGTGGCCGCCGCGCTGGCCGCGGTCGCCGTGGCGCGCCAGGTGCGCATGTCCGAGCACGACACCCTCCTCGACGAGCACGCCCGCCGCCGCACCGCCCCGGACCGGGTGTCCACCCCGACCGCGTGGCGCCGCGTCACCCGCGACGTCCTCGACGGGGCCCCGCACGCGCTGGACCGGCTCGACGCGCACGTCGCGCGGCGCCCCGACCGTCGCCAGGACGCGGTCGACCTGCTGCTGATCTGCCTGCGCTCGGGCGTGGCGCGCGGCCTGAACGCGGCCTGGCGCACCGAGGTGCAGGACCGCCTGCGCGCCCACCTGAGCCCCGGCCCCGGCTTCTGGCCCGGCATGGAGCTGCGCGCGGCGGGCGCCACCCTGGTCGACCTGGACCTGTCCGGCTGCCGCCCCGGCCGGGTCGACCTGACCGGCGCGGTGTTCCTGGGCGACGCGCGGCTGCGCGCGATGACCGTCACCGGCCCGGCCACGTTCGCGCAGGCCAGGTTCCTGCGGCACGCCGACCTCGCCGACACCCTGTTCACCGCCGACGCCGACCTGACCGGCGCGGTGTTCACCGGCAACGCGGTGCTGCGCGGGGTGCGGGTGGCGGGCGCGACGAGCCTGGCCGGGGCCAGGGTGTCCGGCAGGGCCGACCTGTGCGGGGCCGAGCTGACCGGTCCGGCGGACTTCACCGGGGCGCGCTTCGGCGGGCGGGCGCTGTTCACCGGCGCCACCTTCGGGCACGACGCGCGCTTCGACCGGGTGTGGTTCCGGGGCCGCACCGACGTCACCTCCGCGCTGGTGGGGGACACCGCATCGTTCACCGACGCCCGCTTCGGCAGGCGCGTGCCCCGCTGA
- a CDS encoding SPFH domain-containing protein, with translation MIAVLVLLVLITVAKSVLVIPQATAAVVERLGRYRTTAAPGLNILVPFLDRVRARIDLREQVVSFPPQPVITQDNLTVSIDTVVYFQVTDPRSAVYEISNYIVGVEQLTTTTLRNLVGGMSLEETLTSRDQINNQLRGVLDEATGRWGIRVARVELKAIDPPPSIQDSMEKQMRADREKRAMILTAEGQRESAIKTAEGQKQSQILAAEGAKQASILSAEAERQSRILKAQGERAARYLQAQGQAKAIEKVFAAIKAGRPTPEVLAYQYLQTLPQMAQGDANKVWLVPSDYGKALEGFARMLGKPGDDGVFRYEPPAPEPPAAPAQEQDDPSVADWFDTAPDPAVAEAVRAAEAVARKEVPGPLETTRQLGSPEPHVGQVGAGEERRAVGQGEGAV, from the coding sequence TTGATCGCAGTCCTGGTGCTGCTGGTGCTGATCACGGTGGCGAAGTCCGTTCTGGTGATCCCCCAGGCCACGGCCGCGGTGGTCGAGCGCCTGGGCCGCTACCGCACCACCGCGGCGCCGGGCCTGAACATCCTGGTGCCGTTCCTGGACCGGGTGCGCGCCCGCATCGACCTGCGCGAGCAGGTCGTGTCGTTCCCGCCGCAGCCGGTGATCACCCAGGACAACCTGACCGTGTCCATCGACACGGTCGTGTACTTCCAGGTGACCGATCCGCGTTCGGCGGTCTACGAGATCTCCAACTACATCGTGGGCGTCGAGCAGCTGACCACCACCACGCTGCGCAACCTGGTGGGCGGCATGAGCCTGGAGGAGACGCTCACCTCCCGCGACCAGATCAACAACCAGCTGCGCGGCGTGCTCGACGAGGCCACCGGCCGCTGGGGCATCCGGGTGGCGCGCGTGGAGCTCAAGGCGATCGACCCGCCGCCCTCCATCCAGGACTCGATGGAGAAGCAGATGCGCGCCGACCGCGAGAAGCGCGCCATGATCCTGACCGCCGAGGGCCAGCGCGAGTCGGCGATCAAGACCGCCGAGGGCCAGAAGCAGTCGCAGATCCTCGCGGCCGAGGGCGCCAAGCAGGCGTCGATCCTGTCGGCGGAGGCGGAGCGGCAGTCCCGCATCCTCAAGGCGCAGGGCGAGCGCGCGGCCCGGTACCTGCAGGCGCAGGGCCAGGCGAAGGCGATCGAGAAGGTGTTCGCCGCGATCAAGGCCGGGCGGCCCACGCCCGAGGTGCTGGCCTACCAGTACCTGCAGACGCTGCCGCAGATGGCGCAGGGCGACGCGAACAAGGTGTGGCTGGTGCCCAGCGACTACGGCAAGGCCCTGGAGGGCTTCGCCAGGATGCTGGGCAAGCCGGGTGACGACGGCGTGTTCCGCTACGAGCCCCCGGCCCCGGAGCCGCCCGCCGCGCCCGCGCAGGAGCAGGACGACCCGTCGGTCGCCGACTGGTTCGACACCGCGCCGGACCCGGCGGTGGCCGAGGCCGTGCGCGCGGCGGAGGCGGTGGCCCGCAAGGAGGTCCCCGGCCCGCTGGAGACCACCCGCCAGCTCGGCTCGCCCGAACCCCATGTGGGGCAGGTGGGCGCGGGCGAGGAGCGCCGGGCCGTCGGGCAGGGCGAGGGCGCGGTCTGA
- a CDS encoding arsenate reductase ArsC gives MSDLPEVLFVCVHNAGRSQMAAALLHHHAQGRVLVRSAGSAPAEVVNPAVVEAMAELGLDLSREFPKPLTTDAVQAADVVITMGCGDACPVFPGKRYLDWALADPAGRGVDAVRPIRDEIDRRVRDLLAELTTGER, from the coding sequence GTGTCCGACCTGCCCGAGGTGCTGTTCGTCTGCGTCCACAACGCGGGCCGCTCCCAGATGGCCGCCGCCCTGCTGCACCACCACGCCCAGGGCCGGGTCCTGGTGCGCTCGGCCGGGTCCGCGCCCGCCGAGGTGGTCAACCCGGCCGTGGTCGAGGCGATGGCCGAGCTCGGGCTCGACCTGTCGCGGGAGTTCCCCAAGCCGCTCACCACCGACGCCGTCCAGGCCGCCGACGTGGTCATCACCATGGGCTGCGGCGACGCCTGCCCGGTCTTCCCCGGCAAGCGCTACCTCGACTGGGCCCTGGCCGATCCCGCGGGGCGGGGCGTCGACGCGGTCCGGCCGATCCGCGACGAGATCGACCGCCGCGTCCGCGACCTCCTCGCCGAACTGACGACGGGCGAGCGGTGA
- a CDS encoding class I SAM-dependent methyltransferase has protein sequence MLVRKVGQEDIGASFTRGARTTANQAAALRGTTRLRYAATALAASGGASSECRGPSPVEVDESFGSGLCPGADRAALPAEAVAASLGCGNPTAAAERGSHVGCVAGALSSAEHREHLAAAGLTDVGTTPTHAVADGTHSAIIRATLPARAGDR, from the coding sequence ATGCTAGTGCGCAAGGTCGGGCAGGAGGACATCGGAGCGAGCTTCACGCGAGGGGCGCGCACCACGGCCAACCAGGCCGCCGCCCTGCGCGGGACCACCCGCCTCCGCTACGCCGCGACCGCGCTCGCCGCCAGCGGCGGCGCGTCCTCGGAGTGCCGCGGCCCGTCCCCGGTGGAGGTGGACGAGAGCTTCGGCTCCGGCCTGTGCCCCGGCGCCGACCGCGCCGCCCTGCCCGCCGAGGCCGTCGCCGCCTCGCTCGGGTGCGGCAACCCCACCGCCGCGGCCGAGCGCGGCTCCCACGTCGGCTGCGTCGCGGGCGCCCTGTCCTCCGCCGAGCACCGCGAGCACCTGGCTGCGGCCGGGCTCACCGACGTCGGGACCACCCCGACCCACGCCGTCGCCGACGGGACGCACTCCGCGATCATCCGCGCCACCCTGCCCGCCCGCGCGGGCGATCGGTGA
- a CDS encoding amidase family protein, which yields MDLTDACFAGAAAQADLLRSGVLTSRGLVSECLRRIERVDRGLNAFRLVFAERALADAEAADARRARGGDAPLLGVPVAVKEDFALAGLPTTLGTSAVETVADADSEVVSLLRGAGAVVVGRTRMPELGLWPFTESSWAGPTRNPWNPRHSAGGSSGGSAAAVAAGLVGAAVGTDGGGSVRIPAAATGLVGLKAQRGRVPLGGQPWGGLVAAGPITRRVRDAALLADVLAPGEDFVGAAAEDPGRLKVAVALRPWSAGVPVAREVLDAVLDTAVLLTDLGHEVVRLDAALAEVPGWVDYSVRYLRDGAAGGAAALDRPDRLDRRTRRVAALGRAIPAAVGAAAVASGRGTTERANRVFTRYDVLLSPVLTHPALRVGQWRELTAVEALLAAARHTAFLPVWNVAGNPAVAVPAGFTGAGLPLSVQLVGRPHDERTVLSVAGQLERARPWADRRPPVG from the coding sequence ATGGACTTGACCGACGCGTGCTTCGCGGGCGCCGCCGCCCAGGCCGACCTGCTGCGCTCCGGGGTGCTGACCTCCCGCGGGCTGGTGTCCGAGTGCCTGCGGCGGATCGAGCGCGTCGACCGGGGGCTCAACGCGTTCCGGCTGGTGTTCGCCGAGCGGGCGCTCGCGGACGCCGAGGCGGCCGACGCGCGGCGGGCGCGGGGCGGGGACGCGCCGCTGCTGGGGGTCCCGGTGGCGGTGAAGGAGGACTTCGCGCTGGCCGGGCTGCCCACCACGCTGGGCACCTCGGCGGTGGAGACGGTCGCGGACGCGGACAGCGAGGTGGTGTCGCTGCTGCGCGGGGCGGGCGCGGTGGTGGTGGGGCGCACGCGGATGCCGGAGCTGGGGCTGTGGCCGTTCACCGAGAGCAGCTGGGCCGGGCCCACCCGCAACCCGTGGAACCCCCGGCACTCGGCCGGGGGTTCCAGCGGCGGGTCCGCGGCGGCGGTGGCGGCCGGGCTGGTGGGGGCCGCGGTGGGCACGGACGGCGGGGGCTCGGTGCGCATCCCGGCCGCCGCGACCGGGCTGGTGGGGCTCAAGGCGCAGCGCGGGCGGGTGCCGCTGGGCGGGCAGCCGTGGGGCGGGCTGGTGGCGGCGGGGCCGATCACGCGGCGGGTGCGGGACGCGGCGCTGCTGGCGGACGTGCTCGCGCCCGGCGAGGACTTCGTGGGGGCGGCGGCCGAGGACCCCGGCCGGTTGAAGGTGGCGGTGGCGCTGCGGCCGTGGTCGGCGGGGGTTCCGGTGGCGCGGGAGGTGCTGGACGCGGTGCTGGACACCGCCGTGCTGCTGACCGACCTGGGGCACGAGGTGGTGCGCCTGGACGCGGCGCTGGCGGAGGTGCCGGGGTGGGTGGACTACTCGGTGCGCTACCTGCGCGACGGGGCCGCGGGCGGGGCGGCGGCGCTGGACCGGCCGGACCGCCTCGACCGGCGCACCCGGCGGGTGGCGGCGCTGGGGCGGGCGATCCCGGCCGCGGTGGGTGCGGCGGCGGTGGCGTCCGGGCGGGGCACGACCGAGCGGGCGAACCGGGTGTTCACCCGCTACGACGTGCTGCTGAGCCCGGTGCTCACGCACCCGGCGCTGCGGGTCGGGCAGTGGCGGGAGCTGACGGCGGTGGAGGCGCTGCTCGCGGCGGCCCGGCACACCGCGTTCCTGCCGGTGTGGAACGTGGCGGGCAACCCGGCGGTGGCGGTCCCGGCGGGGTTCACCGGCGCGGGGCTGCCGCTGTCGGTGCAGCTGGTCGGGCGCCCGCACGACGAGCGCACGGTGCTGTCGGTGGCGGGGCAGCTGGAGCGGGCCCGGCCGTGGGCGGACCGCAGGCCGCCGGTGGGGTGA
- a CDS encoding NfeD family protein codes for MGSVPALIWMILGVLLIAAEVLSGDFVLVMLGAAALGAAGAAGLGADPVVSALVFSALSLGLVAGVRPVLRRRLDKGLGHRSGVEALLGGTAVVVSTVDGHGGRVRIGGEVWSARSVDHAVLEPGAEVTVVEISGATAVVLGT; via the coding sequence ATGGGTTCCGTGCCCGCGCTGATCTGGATGATCCTCGGTGTCCTGCTGATCGCGGCCGAGGTTCTGTCGGGTGACTTCGTGCTCGTCATGCTGGGCGCCGCCGCGCTCGGGGCGGCGGGCGCGGCGGGGCTGGGCGCCGATCCGGTGGTCAGCGCCCTCGTGTTCTCCGCCCTGTCGCTCGGCCTGGTCGCCGGGGTCCGCCCGGTGCTCAGGCGCCGCCTGGACAAGGGCCTCGGGCACCGCTCGGGCGTGGAGGCGCTGCTGGGCGGCACGGCCGTCGTCGTGTCCACAGTGGACGGGCACGGGGGTAGGGTCCGCATCGGGGGCGAGGTCTGGTCGGCGCGGTCCGTGGACCACGCCGTGCTCGAACCCGGCGCGGAAGTGACCGTTGTCGAGATCTCCGGCGCGACCGCCGTGGTGCTGGGGACCTGA
- a CDS encoding ArsR/SmtB family transcription factor has translation MSKQESVVPPAECCPGLLSTPLDAERAAELAPVFKALGDPVRLRLLSMIASRAGGEVCVCELTPAFDLSQPTISHHLKLLREAGLVDSERRGTWVYYRLLPEATDRLAALLTRPAEPAP, from the coding sequence ATGTCGAAACAGGAGTCGGTCGTGCCGCCCGCCGAGTGCTGCCCCGGCCTGCTCTCCACGCCGCTGGACGCCGAGCGGGCCGCCGAACTGGCCCCGGTGTTCAAGGCGCTGGGCGACCCGGTCCGGCTGCGCCTGCTGTCGATGATCGCCTCCCGCGCGGGCGGCGAGGTCTGCGTGTGCGAGCTGACCCCGGCCTTCGACCTGTCCCAGCCGACCATCTCCCACCACCTCAAGCTGCTGCGCGAGGCGGGCCTGGTCGACAGCGAGCGGCGCGGGACCTGGGTGTACTACCGCCTGCTGCCCGAGGCCACCGACCGCCTGGCCGCACTGCTGACACGCCCCGCGGAGCCCGCGCCGTGA
- a CDS encoding quinone oxidoreductase family protein — translation MRSAVVTETGDTTLTDLPDPVPTPGQVLVDVEEAGLGHVDVMAARGDYPFFPGPGAAPGLEVVGRTPDGRRVLALPRFGGCAERVAVDADRLLPAPDGLDAIGLGLNALVAELTLHRARVNPGDRVLVRGAGGGIGVLAVQIARARGAQVTAITSSPARAARLRALGATTTVDRTDAAPEGEHDVVVDTVAGPGMAEHLPLLAPNGRYALCGGVAGDPGPEPFAALLRHFHHSPTLIALSLNSITPDELARSWERVRALADSGALRPVVERRLPLDRIAEALRLVGSGRVFGKVVVRAR, via the coding sequence GTGCGATCCGCAGTGGTCACCGAGACCGGCGACACCACCCTCACCGACCTGCCCGACCCCGTCCCCACCCCCGGCCAGGTCCTCGTCGACGTCGAGGAAGCCGGCCTCGGCCACGTCGACGTGATGGCCGCCCGCGGCGACTACCCCTTCTTCCCCGGCCCCGGCGCCGCCCCCGGCCTGGAGGTCGTCGGCCGCACCCCCGACGGGCGGCGCGTGCTGGCGCTGCCCCGGTTCGGCGGGTGCGCCGAGCGCGTCGCCGTCGACGCCGACCGGCTCCTGCCCGCCCCGGACGGCCTGGACGCCATCGGGCTCGGGCTCAACGCCCTGGTCGCCGAGCTCACCCTGCACCGGGCCAGGGTGAACCCCGGCGACCGCGTGCTCGTGCGCGGCGCCGGGGGCGGCATCGGGGTCCTCGCCGTCCAGATCGCCCGCGCCCGCGGCGCGCAGGTCACCGCCATCACCTCCTCGCCCGCCCGCGCCGCACGCCTGCGGGCCCTCGGCGCGACCACGACCGTGGACCGCACCGACGCCGCCCCCGAGGGCGAGCACGACGTCGTGGTCGACACCGTCGCGGGCCCCGGCATGGCCGAGCACCTGCCGCTCCTGGCCCCCAACGGCCGCTACGCGCTGTGCGGCGGCGTCGCGGGCGACCCCGGACCGGAGCCGTTCGCCGCGCTGCTGCGGCACTTCCACCACTCGCCCACCCTCATCGCCCTCAGCCTCAACTCCATCACCCCGGACGAGCTGGCCCGCTCCTGGGAGCGGGTGCGCGCGCTCGCCGACTCCGGCGCGCTGCGGCCCGTCGTGGAGCGGCGCCTGCCCCTGGACCGGATCGCGGAGGCGTTGCGCCTGGTCGGGAGCGGCCGGGTGTTCGGGAAGGTCGTCGTGCGCGCCCGGTAG
- a CDS encoding DUF6880 family protein, whose protein sequence is MISLLRSPWPWELRWQGLASTVGELSDLVRTGSADTATIASVVEALLHGAGPAHRAAVHGLVDRVLDLHAATCAGELPDPIVLAEWLLHVQTGFPELPEVRLAPYAPALGERGLAHYRRIALTRFDALPVITFGSLGFYDRERWALLRAAEELAEHTGDVDLHVLVLSRNLAGGWDYLRIATVLHEAGRPDEALDWTRRGLRATGGRGAATRLVDAAVDECLRVGRLDDAVDLRWRAFTTTPTASAYLRLRGLAAPAGDWPVLRGRALTHLARHADTAALREVVTAELAASPAAGWLEHLSAELRRAGRVAELDALADLTADTGQAGQAGQAGPARPTESVADAG, encoded by the coding sequence GTGATCAGTCTGCTGCGGTCGCCGTGGCCGTGGGAACTGCGCTGGCAAGGCCTGGCCTCCACAGTAGGCGAGCTGTCCGACCTGGTCAGGACCGGTTCAGCGGACACCGCCACCATCGCCTCCGTCGTCGAGGCGCTCCTGCACGGCGCGGGGCCCGCGCACCGGGCCGCGGTGCACGGGCTCGTCGACCGGGTGCTCGACCTGCACGCCGCCACCTGTGCGGGTGAACTGCCTGACCCGATCGTGCTGGCCGAGTGGTTGCTGCACGTGCAGACCGGTTTCCCCGAACTCCCCGAGGTCCGCCTCGCCCCCTACGCCCCGGCGCTGGGGGAGCGCGGCCTCGCGCACTACCGGCGGATCGCGCTGACCCGGTTCGACGCGCTCCCCGTCATCACCTTCGGCTCGCTCGGCTTCTACGACCGCGAGCGCTGGGCCCTGCTGCGCGCCGCGGAGGAGCTGGCCGAGCACACCGGCGACGTCGACCTGCACGTGCTCGTGCTCTCCCGCAACCTCGCGGGTGGCTGGGACTACCTGCGCATCGCCACCGTCCTGCACGAGGCGGGCCGCCCCGACGAGGCCCTGGACTGGACCCGGCGCGGGCTGCGCGCCACCGGCGGGCGCGGCGCGGCCACCCGGCTCGTGGACGCCGCCGTGGACGAGTGCCTGCGCGTCGGGCGGCTGGACGACGCGGTCGACCTGCGCTGGCGGGCGTTCACCACCACCCCCACCGCGAGCGCCTACCTGCGGCTGCGCGGCCTGGCCGCGCCCGCGGGGGACTGGCCGGTGCTGCGCGGGCGCGCCCTGACCCACCTGGCCCGCCACGCCGACACCGCCGCCCTGCGCGAGGTCGTGACGGCGGAACTGGCCGCGTCACCGGCGGCCGGGTGGCTGGAGCACCTGAGCGCCGAGCTGCGCCGGGCCGGGCGCGTGGCGGAGCTGGACGCGCTGGCCGACCTCACCGCCGACACCGGACAGGCCGGACAGGCCGGACAGGCGGGGCCGGCACGGCCGACCGAGTCCGTGGCCGACGCCGGCTGA
- a CDS encoding ANTAR domain-containing protein encodes MSSDQQHPTTDEQALRQELAEAQATLRQLRSAMPTNRLIGVATGIIAERLRVTPERALDTLVRASQNDNRKLRDVAMDVVNEHRGLTTLDG; translated from the coding sequence ATGTCCAGCGACCAGCAGCACCCCACCACCGACGAGCAGGCCCTGCGCCAGGAGCTGGCCGAGGCCCAGGCGACCCTCCGGCAGCTCCGCTCGGCCATGCCCACCAACCGGCTGATCGGGGTCGCCACCGGCATCATCGCCGAACGCCTGCGCGTCACCCCCGAACGCGCCCTGGACACCCTCGTGCGCGCCAGCCAGAACGACAACCGCAAGCTCCGCGACGTCGCCATGGACGTGGTCAACGAGCACCGGGGCCTGACCACCCTCGACGGCTGA
- a CDS encoding TetR/AcrR family transcriptional regulator: MARRRDERIDEAVLAAVGELLREVGYRGLTMEAVARRAGTTKPAIRRRWPGQRHLVLAALAAERVGVAPELDTGCWHCDVVEHLEALRAGLDDPALARVLPALVADLADDPDLRREFLEAVWEPRRQACLVSLRRATLRGQLRPGRDADLVLDLFAAPVVLRALFGHRELTASFVREVVDVVGAGLGATRHCAEPHCADR, from the coding sequence ATGGCGCGCCGGCGGGACGAGCGGATCGACGAGGCGGTGCTGGCGGCCGTCGGCGAGCTGCTGCGCGAGGTCGGCTACCGGGGCCTGACCATGGAGGCCGTCGCCCGCCGCGCGGGCACGACCAAGCCCGCCATCCGCAGGCGCTGGCCCGGTCAGCGGCACCTCGTGCTCGCCGCGCTGGCCGCCGAGCGCGTGGGCGTCGCGCCCGAGCTCGACACCGGCTGCTGGCACTGCGACGTCGTCGAGCACCTGGAGGCGCTGCGCGCCGGCCTCGACGACCCGGCGCTCGCCCGCGTGCTGCCCGCCCTCGTCGCGGACCTGGCCGACGACCCGGACCTGCGGCGGGAGTTCCTGGAGGCGGTCTGGGAACCGCGCCGCCAGGCGTGCCTGGTGTCGCTGCGCCGGGCCACCCTGCGCGGCCAGCTGCGGCCGGGACGCGACGCGGACCTCGTGCTCGACCTGTTCGCCGCGCCCGTCGTGCTCCGGGCGCTGTTCGGGCACCGCGAGCTGACCGCCTCGTTCGTGCGCGAGGTCGTGGACGTGGTCGGCGCGGGCCTCGGGGCCACCCGCCACTGCGCCGAACCCCACTGCGCCGACCGCTGA
- a CDS encoding CGNR zinc finger domain-containing protein — MHFNPYGGAAAQMAATLVNLDRDCSPERLLDVLRTLDYKPVGTLDAGGARALLDWARRLERVFDDPRGTVGLVNELLAETATRPHISTHDGRPPHLHFAPAELPTQERVRAYTAAGVAHAVCDAPDRLGRCAAPGCAVVYVDTSRNGRRRFCSTRCANRVHVSLHRSRRGADEG, encoded by the coding sequence GTGCACTTCAACCCTTACGGCGGCGCGGCGGCCCAGATGGCGGCGACGCTGGTGAACCTGGACCGGGACTGCTCGCCCGAGCGCCTGCTGGACGTGCTGCGCACGCTGGACTACAAGCCCGTCGGCACGCTCGACGCGGGCGGGGCGCGGGCGCTGCTGGACTGGGCGCGACGGCTGGAGCGGGTGTTCGACGACCCGCGCGGCACGGTCGGGCTGGTCAACGAGCTGCTGGCCGAGACCGCGACCCGCCCGCACATCTCCACGCACGACGGCCGCCCCCCGCACCTGCACTTCGCGCCCGCCGAGCTGCCCACGCAGGAGCGGGTGCGCGCGTACACGGCGGCGGGGGTGGCGCACGCGGTGTGCGACGCGCCGGACCGGCTCGGGCGGTGCGCGGCGCCGGGGTGCGCGGTGGTGTACGTGGACACCTCCCGCAACGGGCGGCGGCGGTTCTGCTCGACGCGGTGCGCGAACCGGGTGCACGTGTCGCTGCACCGCTCGCGGCGCGGGGCCGACGAGGGCTGA
- a CDS encoding DUF3097 domain-containing protein, with product MRSHDYGRDVLSAPKRRKVPEVPAELGLVVEDASSGFCGAVVRFEQGRVVLEDRRGGTRQFPLLPAAFLIDGAPVTLTRPAPTAAPAAARAFSASGSIRVEGLKARTARDSRIWVEGLHDAELVERVWGHDLRVEGVVVEPLDGVDVLAERIAGFGTGPGRRLGVLVDHLVPGSKESRLVSAISDPDVLVTGHPYVDVWQAVKPEAVGIAAWPVVPRGVPWKEGVCAELGWGETWQGWQRVLAGVGGFRDLEPAILGAVERLIDFVTEPLPD from the coding sequence GTGCGATCCCACGACTACGGCCGCGACGTCCTCTCCGCCCCCAAGCGCCGCAAGGTGCCCGAGGTCCCCGCCGAGCTCGGCCTGGTCGTGGAGGACGCCTCGTCCGGTTTCTGCGGCGCGGTGGTGCGGTTCGAGCAGGGCCGGGTCGTGCTGGAGGACCGCAGGGGCGGCACCCGGCAGTTCCCGCTGCTGCCCGCCGCGTTCCTGATCGACGGCGCCCCCGTCACCCTCACCCGACCCGCGCCGACCGCCGCCCCCGCCGCGGCGCGCGCGTTCTCCGCGTCCGGCTCGATCCGCGTGGAGGGCCTCAAGGCCCGCACCGCCCGCGACAGCCGCATCTGGGTGGAGGGCCTGCACGACGCCGAGCTGGTCGAGCGCGTGTGGGGCCACGACCTGCGCGTGGAGGGCGTGGTGGTCGAGCCCCTCGACGGGGTGGACGTGCTGGCCGAGCGGATCGCCGGGTTCGGCACCGGGCCCGGCAGGCGGCTCGGGGTGCTGGTGGACCACCTGGTGCCCGGCAGCAAGGAGTCCCGCCTGGTCTCCGCGATCAGCGACCCGGACGTGCTGGTCACCGGTCACCCGTACGTGGACGTGTGGCAGGCGGTCAAGCCCGAGGCGGTGGGGATCGCGGCGTGGCCGGTGGTGCCCAGGGGCGTGCCGTGGAAGGAGGGGGTGTGCGCGGAGCTGGGCTGGGGCGAGACGTGGCAGGGCTGGCAGCGGGTGCTCGCCGGGGTCGGCGGGTTCCGCGACCTGGAGCCGGCGATCCTGGGCGCGGTCGAGCGGCTGATCGATTTCGTCACGGAACCGCTGCCGGATTAG